One window of Nicotiana tomentosiformis chromosome 11, ASM39032v3, whole genome shotgun sequence genomic DNA carries:
- the LOC138901339 gene encoding uncharacterized protein has product MAITWHEFLVIFLEKFVPQTRREELRRDFEKLHQGAMLLVREAETDARFDQVVEIARCLKQVCGLESKEWDGKMPCGLGGLSGTSTGGQSHYTRDRPYRPAQMAHQVPQSFLVQGCYDCGELGHVRKYSPHYYRGLVQQGGHIITPTPVATPPAEPAWGGGNAGRGLPREGGQAGGGQARFYAFPAILEEIASDAVITRIFLVCHRDASVLFDPGYTYSYVSSYFSRYLDMPRDSLVMHIHVSTPVGDSIIADCVYQSCVVTIRGYETSVDLSLLSMVDFDMILGMD; this is encoded by the exons ATGGCaattacatggcatgagttcttagttatcttcttagagaagtttgtcccacagactcgtagagaggagctgcgtagagaTTTTGAGAAGCTACATCAGGGAGCTATGCT TTTGGTTCGAGAGGCCGAGACagatgctaggtttgaccaggtggtcgagATTGCTAGGTGCTTGAAGCAGGTTTGCGGGCTTGAAAGCAAGGAGTGGGACGGCAAGATGCCCTGTGGTTTAGGTGGTTTAAGTGGTACCTCGACTGGAGGTCAGTCACATTACACCAGAgatcgtccttataggcccgctcagatggctcatcaG GTTCCACAGTCATTTCTGGTTCAAGGTTGTTACGATTGTGGAGAGTTGGGGCATGTGAGGAAGTATTCTCCTCATTATTATAGAGGTCTAGTGCAGCAGGGAGGCCATATTATAACTCCtacaccagttgctacaccacccgctGAGCCAGCTTGGGGTGGAGGTAATGCGGGTCGAGGTCTCCCCAGAGAGGGAGGTCAggcaggtggtggtcaggctcgttTCTATGCCTTTCCCGCCATACTGGAGGAAATTGCTTCCGATGCTGTGATCACACGTATATttttagtgtgccacagggatgcttccgtactatttgaccctggttacacttattcatatgtgtcatcatacttttctCGTTACTtagatatgcctcgtgattccttagttatgcatattcatgtatctacaccggtgggtgattctattattgcaGACtgcgtatatcagtcatgtgtggtgactattaggggttATGAGACAAGCGTTGATCTTTCactgcttagcatggttgattttgacatgattttgggcatggactga